The Paramisgurnus dabryanus chromosome 3, PD_genome_1.1, whole genome shotgun sequence genome includes a window with the following:
- the LOC135734085 gene encoding uncharacterized protein isoform X2 produces MQNTKRTKRGRKQVVDEAGTSLSVPPPVSVPLQVAPTAVATIENLKEENKLLKEERDFLREQLKCALENRQPRQKEKMQNDASSESESGESSTFSDTSDSSDKHPKRKQKRKHKVREEKHATIRRVQTPDDVLQRYKAILKSFMKTRSVSHSCKQHNVDRNTIALTAIIAELQIIATPELHIPEFQGGTLQKYAKECKEYVDTNPEVFNKINEMKRKRELLPIRYKFRKEDN; encoded by the exons ATGCAGAACACAAAGCGCACAAAGCGAGGGAGAAAACAAGTTGTTGATGAAG CAGGTACTTCTCTCTCTGTGCCTCCCCCTGTCTCTGTGCCCCTACAAGTTGCGCCAACTGCAGTTGCAACAATTGAAAACCTGAAAGaggaaaataaacttttgaaaGAGGAGCGAGACTTCCTTCGGGAACAATTAAAATGTGCTCTTGAAAACAGACAACCAA GACAGAAAGAGAAGATGCAAAATGATGCTTCTTCTGAGTCAGAATCTGGAGAGAGTTCAACATTCTCAGACACATCGGATTCATCTGACAAGCAtccaaaaagaaaacaaaagagaAAGCACAAAGTCAGGGAGGAAAAACATGCCACCATTCGAAGAG TTCAAACACCTGATGATGTTTTGCAACGTTACAAGGCCATTCTGAAAAGCTTCATGAAGACCAGAAGCGTCTCCCACAGCTGCAAGCAACACAATGTTGATCGCAATACCATCGCACTTACAGCCATTATTGCAGAGTTGCAGATTATTGCTACTCCTGAACTCCACATTCCTGAATTTCAGGGTGGAACTCTACAGAAATATGCGAAGGAGTGCAAGGAATATGTGGATACAAACCCAGAAGTCTTTAATAAAATCAATGAAATGAAACGTAAACGTGAACTCCTCCCAATTAGGTACAAATTTAGAAAGGAAGACAATTAA
- the LOC135734085 gene encoding uncharacterized protein isoform X1, translating to MQNMQNTKRTKRGRKQVVDEAGTSLSVPPPVSVPLQVAPTAVATIENLKEENKLLKEERDFLREQLKCALENRQPRQKEKMQNDASSESESGESSTFSDTSDSSDKHPKRKQKRKHKVREEKHATIRRVQTPDDVLQRYKAILKSFMKTRSVSHSCKQHNVDRNTIALTAIIAELQIIATPELHIPEFQGGTLQKYAKECKEYVDTNPEVFNKINEMKRKRELLPIRYKFRKEDN from the exons atgcagaATATGCAGAACACAAAGCGCACAAAGCGAGGGAGAAAACAAGTTGTTGATGAAG CAGGTACTTCTCTCTCTGTGCCTCCCCCTGTCTCTGTGCCCCTACAAGTTGCGCCAACTGCAGTTGCAACAATTGAAAACCTGAAAGaggaaaataaacttttgaaaGAGGAGCGAGACTTCCTTCGGGAACAATTAAAATGTGCTCTTGAAAACAGACAACCAA GACAGAAAGAGAAGATGCAAAATGATGCTTCTTCTGAGTCAGAATCTGGAGAGAGTTCAACATTCTCAGACACATCGGATTCATCTGACAAGCAtccaaaaagaaaacaaaagagaAAGCACAAAGTCAGGGAGGAAAAACATGCCACCATTCGAAGAG TTCAAACACCTGATGATGTTTTGCAACGTTACAAGGCCATTCTGAAAAGCTTCATGAAGACCAGAAGCGTCTCCCACAGCTGCAAGCAACACAATGTTGATCGCAATACCATCGCACTTACAGCCATTATTGCAGAGTTGCAGATTATTGCTACTCCTGAACTCCACATTCCTGAATTTCAGGGTGGAACTCTACAGAAATATGCGAAGGAGTGCAAGGAATATGTGGATACAAACCCAGAAGTCTTTAATAAAATCAATGAAATGAAACGTAAACGTGAACTCCTCCCAATTAGGTACAAATTTAGAAAGGAAGACAATTAA